The Bacteroidota bacterium DNA window CCTGCTCGGAGAAGCGCGGGAGGCCGTCCGCGCCCACGCCCTCGTTGATAAAGAGCTCGTTCTGCTTGTCGTCGCCGTCGAGGTTGCCAGCGTTGCTGACGTAGAGGTCGAGGAGCCCATCGGCGTTCAGGTCGACCACCGAGACGCCGGTGCTCCAGGCGCGCGTGCCGCCGACGCCAGCCACCCCGGTCGCGTCCTCGAAGCGGAGGGGACTACCCGGCTCGGTGCGATTGAGGTAGAGCGCGTTCGGACCCTGGTTGGCGTTGAAGTAGACGTCGGGCCGTCCGTCCCCGTCGAAGTCGCCGATGCCCACGCCACCGCCGTTGAAGAAGTTGCGGTAGGTGAAGACGTTGAACGCCTGCGTCTCGGTCAGCGTGTTCTCAAACGCGACGCCCGTGTCGGCGGGATCGAGCGATGTAAACAAAGCACGGCGGTCCACGCTGGGAGACGTGGTGCAGCCTGCCCCTAGACCAAAAGCGAGCAGGACGCTGAACGCGTAGAGCGAGCGGGGCATGGGGGAGCAGGCGTGGTGGTGGAAGCTGCGGGGGAACGCACGACTGGGGGCACAAGGTGTCGGCTTGGAAGCGTTTTCACGGGGGCTCCATACCGTTGTGGTGGGTGCGAAGGCTCCGTGCTCAACCCCCTCATAAACAAGCGGCCCCGCCAGAAGTCCTGGCGGGGCCGCTCGGGTCTTGCTAGAGACCAGGGTCCAACGGCTTAGTAGCCGCTGTTCTGGACCAGGTTGGGGTTCGCGTTCAGCTGCTGCTGCGGGATCGGGAAGAGGACCCGGATGGCCGAGCTGGCTTCCTTGAACTCCCATGCGTCCTCATAGAGGCCGTAGCGGATGAGGTCCTGACGACGTTTGGCCTCGTACATGAGCTCGTAGAGACGCTCGTTGAGGAGGCGATCGCGGAGCGACGCCTGGTCGAAGTCGCCAGCATTCAGGAGGAACTGGTCAAGCGTGCCAGCGCCGTCGGCGTCCGCGTTGAAGACGCGCTCACGCAGGACGTTGATGTCGGCAATGGCGTCCGCCGTCATGCCCATCTCATTCTTGGCCTCGGCACGGATGAGGTACATCTCAGCGAGGCGGAAGAAGGCATAGTCGTTCGAGTGGCCGTCGCCGCCCGGAGCGCTGAGGTCCGGCGGGAACTTGGCAACGCGGACGCAGGCGCCTTCCGTCGTGTTGGTGATCTGCGCGTCACCCGGGGTGCAGTCCGGCGTGTAGATGAGCGGGTCGCCGTTGCGATCGTCCACGTTGGTACCCGTGTCGAAGCTGGTCTGCTGACCAACCAGGAAGATGCCCTTGCGGCTGTCGTTGTCCGCGAACGAGTTGTAGGTCTCGGCGATGGTCGAGAAGCCGTTCCACGGCGACGGGCTGTACTGGTTGTAGTGCAGGTAGCGCATCGGGAAGTTCATCCCGAGGCCGTTCTCCGCGTTCGAGTGCTGGACCACGAAGAGGTGCTCAGGCACCGCCACGTTGTCCGGCGTGAAGTTGGACGCCCAGTCGTCAACGAGTTCGTAGATGCCCGAGTTGATGACGCGGTCCGCAGCTGCAATGGCGTCGTCACACGTGTTGGTGGACATGCACGAGTTGTAACCGCTCGTGCTGATGCCGTCCGAGGAGTTGCGGAAGACTGCAGCGTTGAGGTAGAGGTTGGCGAGAATGGCGTCGGCAGCAGCCTTCGTCATGCGGCCGTAGACTGGAGCTTCGTCGGGGAGAACCTGGCGGGCCGCTTCGAGCTCAGCAACGATGAAGTCGTAGACTTCAGCGCGGGTGTTTGGCACGGGCGGGTTGTCCGGGTCCACGAGGAACTCACCTTCCTCGTCGCCGACAATCGGCACGCCTCCGAAGAGGTCGAGGAGCTGGTAGTAGTAGAACGCGCGGAGCGTCTCCACCTCAGCAACGATGTCCGCCTTGTTGGCGATCTCGATCTGCTCCAAGTTGAGGAGCAGGGCGTTGGCGCGGGCGACACCGGTGTAGGCAGCCACCCATGCGTCGTTGAGGTCGGGCAGGTTGGCGTCCCAGTTGTGGCGGTGCATGTTGAGCCAGCGGCCACCGTCAGCCCAGTCCTCGCCGCGGGTCGGGACGATAGTCTCGTCGGACGACACCTGGCTGAGGTTGTGGTACGCCCAGAGCATCGCGCGGAGCTGGGCATAGACGGGGACGAGGGCGGCAGTCACCTCCGCCTCGGTCTGGAAGAAGTTCTCCGGTTCGACGCCGCTGAAGACCTCTTCGCCGAGGTCGGTGCAACCGCCGAGCAGGAGCGCTGGGGCCAGCATCGCCACGAAGGCGAGGCGACGGGCCTTGCGGAAGTAGTTAGTCATGAATTGCATGGGTCCTGTTAGGATGGGTCCTGTTAGGAGGGTGGTGGCGGGGGTGGACCCCCCCAGCGTACTACACGCCAGGGGGGCGCCATACCCAGTGGGCTCAGTGGCCCGAGGCTTAGAAGCCCTGACTCTAGAAGCCGAGATTAACGCCGAGCGTGAAGGTGCGCGCGACCGGGTAGTTGGTGTAGTCGATGCCCGTGGCCGGGATCAGGCCGATCTGGGCGTTCGTGTTCACCT harbors:
- a CDS encoding RagB/SusD family nutrient uptake outer membrane protein gives rise to the protein MTNYFRKARRLAFVAMLAPALLLGGCTDLGEEVFSGVEPENFFQTEAEVTAALVPVYAQLRAMLWAYHNLSQVSSDETIVPTRGEDWADGGRWLNMHRHNWDANLPDLNDAWVAAYTGVARANALLLNLEQIEIANKADIVAEVETLRAFYYYQLLDLFGGVPIVGDEEGEFLVDPDNPPVPNTRAEVYDFIVAELEAARQVLPDEAPVYGRMTKAAADAILANLYLNAAVFRNSSDGISTSGYNSCMSTNTCDDAIAAADRVINSGIYELVDDWASNFTPDNVAVPEHLFVVQHSNAENGLGMNFPMRYLHYNQYSPSPWNGFSTIAETYNSFADNDSRKGIFLVGQQTSFDTGTNVDDRNGDPLIYTPDCTPGDAQITNTTEGACVRVAKFPPDLSAPGGDGHSNDYAFFRLAEMYLIRAEAKNEMGMTADAIADINVLRERVFNADADGAGTLDQFLLNAGDFDQASLRDRLLNERLYELMYEAKRRQDLIRYGLYEDAWEFKEASSAIRVLFPIPQQQLNANPNLVQNSGY